In one window of Episyrphus balteatus chromosome 3, idEpiBalt1.1, whole genome shotgun sequence DNA:
- the LOC129914883 gene encoding protein takeout, giving the protein MNKQLVVFLVSSFICGTLAQQPYYLQQCPRNEEVVNECLRDSGNRLVHYLRQGVPELDMYEIEPVIIDEIGIVLGTGPDGYRAVFRNIQAYGVGNITVTNVRSDIETMQFQLTCEIPRIKVKAQYRSTGVLILVKASGAGEYWGEYEGVKAKIYFKAIPNVGENGKTYLTVDTVKMDFNVKSIQMGVDNIANGNTVIQAALNLFINSNAQELLKEMKPALRAKLTMVIRSFMDRLFVRIPLEDWLA; this is encoded by the exons ATGAATAAACAACTTGTGGTGTTTCTCGTCAGCTCTTTTATTTGTGGGACTTTGGCACAACAGC cttattACCTGCAACAATGTCCGAGAAATGAAGAAGTTGTAAATGAATGTTTACGCGATAGTGGAAACAGATTGGTGCACTATTTACGACAAGGTGTTCCAGAACTGGATATGTATGag attgagcCAGTGATCATTGATGAAATTGGAATTGTTTTGGGAACCGGTCCAGATGGTTATCGGGCAGTTTTCCGAAATATTCAGGCGTATGGTGTTGGTAACATAACCGTTACAAATGTAAG aTCGGATATCGAGACCATGCAATTCCAATTGACTTGTGAAATTCCACGGATCAAAGTCAAAGCCCAATACCGTTCTACAGGTGTTTTGATTTTGGTAAAGGCCTCTGGTGCTGGCGAATACTGGGGAGAATATG AGGGTGTCAAGGCGAAGATTTACTTCAAAGCTATTCCAAATGTTGGTGAAAATGGTAAAACTTATCTCACAGTAGATACAGTTAAGATGGACTTCAATGTTAAATCGATTCAAATGGGTGTTGATAATATTGCAAATGGAAATACTGTTATAC AAGCTGCTTTGAATTTGTTTATCAACTCGAACGCACAAGAATTACTGAAAGAAATGAAACCAGCTTTGAGAGCTAAATTAACCATGGTCATACGCAGTTTTATGGATAGACTTTTTGTTAGAATTCCTCTTGAAGATTGGTTGGCTTAA